A single genomic interval of Bacillus smithii harbors:
- a CDS encoding NAD(P)/FAD-dependent oxidoreductase, producing MGEIVLKEDSNMYDMTIIGGGPTGLFAAFYGGLRQASVKLIESLPQLGGQLATLYPEKYIYDVAGFPKIKARDLVEQLKEQLSLFKPTICLEQTVTDLQKLDDGTFRLTTDKEIHYTKSVIITAGIGAFQPRKLELEEAEQYEGNHLHYFVNDLDTFKGKNVAICGGGDSAVDWALMLEPIAKKVTIIHRRDKFRAHEHSVEQLKASTVEIKTPFVPSKILGDGRTIHGLVLNEVRGEREETIEVDELIVNYGFVSSLGPIKDWGIEIAKNSIVVNSKMETNIPGVYAAGDVCTYEGKVNLIASGFGEAPTAVSNAKAFIDPKSRVQPMHSTSLFEQ from the coding sequence ATGGGGGAGATTGTTTTGAAAGAAGACTCAAACATGTACGATATGACGATTATCGGCGGTGGACCTACCGGCTTGTTTGCAGCTTTTTACGGAGGGTTAAGACAAGCGTCCGTAAAATTAATTGAGAGCTTACCCCAACTTGGCGGCCAGCTGGCTACTCTTTATCCGGAAAAATACATTTACGATGTTGCCGGATTTCCCAAAATTAAAGCACGCGATTTAGTTGAACAACTCAAAGAACAATTATCGCTGTTTAAGCCCACCATTTGCTTGGAACAAACGGTCACTGATCTTCAAAAATTGGATGACGGAACATTTCGATTAACGACAGATAAAGAAATACACTATACAAAATCTGTTATTATCACTGCCGGGATTGGAGCATTCCAACCTCGAAAACTGGAGCTTGAAGAAGCGGAGCAGTATGAAGGAAATCACCTTCATTACTTCGTAAACGATCTGGATACATTTAAAGGAAAAAATGTAGCGATATGCGGCGGAGGAGATTCAGCGGTCGATTGGGCATTGATGCTGGAACCGATCGCTAAAAAAGTAACGATCATTCACCGCCGAGATAAGTTCCGCGCCCACGAACACAGCGTCGAACAACTGAAAGCTTCTACCGTGGAGATCAAAACACCGTTCGTTCCGTCGAAAATACTCGGAGACGGACGTACAATCCATGGACTTGTTCTTAATGAAGTACGCGGAGAACGGGAAGAAACGATTGAAGTGGATGAATTGATCGTCAACTATGGATTTGTTTCTTCACTTGGTCCTATCAAAGATTGGGGAATCGAAATCGCTAAAAACTCCATTGTTGTCAATTCCAAAATGGAAACCAATATTCCCGGAGTTTATGCGGCCGGAGACGTTTGTACATATGAAGGAAAAGTAAATTTGATCGCAAGCGGATTCGGCGAAGCCCCTACGGCCGTCAGCAATGCAAAAGCTTTTATTGATCCAAAGTCCCGCGTTCAGCCAATGCACAGTACGTCTTTATTTGAACAATAG
- a CDS encoding L-dopachrome tautomerase-related protein — translation MKQVFEANRYWRHAMPAGIKVDQQGNYYVSVPRWAEGIPSTMNRIVIKNGKPLLEAFPSWEWNKAGNPGVLQSVLGYEIDENNRMWLLDQGKIAYAPSREGSQKLVIWDLNTNQLIDSIKIPNEIASYRTSFLNDLVVDNKHGFVYITDSGNGWPDHPVVGGIIVYNMRNKTFRRVLDRHYSTQDFPGFVFEIDSKPVFKDRPIKIGSDGIALSADRSTLYYCPVTGRNLYAIDTALLRNFQTPLDEISRAVKAIGSKGTTTDGMHADNRGNVFYTMLEGKGIGVYSPKNNRFHRFVSDDRMLWVDGVAFDQKGSIIFNSNRLHQMFERNQDEIDWSNPYNLIVWKAFVGKNVKSYLYA, via the coding sequence ATGAAGCAGGTATTTGAGGCAAATCGATATTGGAGACATGCCATGCCTGCCGGTATTAAGGTTGATCAGCAAGGAAACTATTATGTATCTGTTCCCCGCTGGGCAGAAGGCATCCCTTCTACTATGAATCGCATTGTCATAAAAAACGGCAAACCGCTGTTAGAAGCTTTTCCAAGCTGGGAATGGAATAAGGCGGGCAACCCTGGAGTGCTGCAATCTGTCCTGGGATATGAAATTGATGAAAACAACCGGATGTGGCTGTTAGATCAAGGGAAAATCGCCTATGCCCCTTCGCGGGAAGGTTCACAAAAATTGGTTATATGGGATTTAAATACGAATCAATTGATTGATTCGATCAAAATACCGAATGAGATTGCTTCGTATCGAACTTCCTTTTTAAATGATTTGGTTGTAGACAATAAACATGGTTTTGTCTACATCACCGATTCCGGAAATGGTTGGCCCGACCATCCCGTTGTCGGTGGAATCATCGTATACAATATGAGGAACAAAACTTTCAGACGTGTGCTTGACCGTCATTACAGCACACAAGATTTTCCCGGATTTGTTTTTGAGATTGACTCGAAACCGGTCTTTAAAGACAGACCGATTAAAATAGGGAGCGATGGTATTGCGTTGTCCGCAGATCGTTCCACTTTGTATTATTGCCCGGTTACAGGTCGAAATTTATATGCGATCGATACAGCGCTTTTGAGAAACTTTCAAACACCCTTAGATGAAATCAGTCGAGCGGTTAAAGCGATTGGAAGCAAAGGGACGACCACCGACGGGATGCACGCTGACAACAGAGGAAATGTTTTTTATACGATGCTGGAGGGGAAAGGAATCGGGGTCTATTCTCCTAAGAACAATCGGTTCCATCGCTTCGTCTCTGATGATCGGATGCTGTGGGTAGACGGGGTGGCATTTGATCAAAAGGGGTCCATTATTTTTAACAGCAACCGTCTTCATCAGATGTTTGAACGAAATCAAGACGAAATCGATTGGAGTAATCCATATAATCTCATCGTTTGGAAAGCTTTTGTAGGCAAAAATGTAAAGTCGTACTTATATGCATAA
- the erpA gene encoding iron-sulfur cluster insertion protein ErpA produces the protein MEGVISLTEAAAFQIKDMMKENEEEGAFLRVAVRGGGCSGLSYGMGFDHEASEDDIQFEQHGIQVLVDKASAPILQGTKIDYKQSLMGGGFTIDNPNAIATCGCGSSFRTAQNVGTPEEC, from the coding sequence ATGGAGGGAGTCATTAGCCTTACGGAAGCTGCAGCTTTTCAAATAAAAGATATGATGAAAGAAAATGAAGAAGAAGGCGCTTTTTTGCGCGTGGCTGTCAGAGGCGGCGGCTGCAGCGGATTATCTTACGGAATGGGATTCGACCATGAAGCAAGTGAAGACGATATCCAATTTGAACAACATGGCATTCAAGTATTAGTGGATAAAGCAAGCGCACCGATCTTGCAAGGAACCAAAATTGATTATAAACAATCGTTAATGGGCGGGGGTTTCACAATCGATAATCCAAACGCTATTGCCACATGCGGTTGCGGTTCATCATTCCGTACGGCGCAAAACGTTGGAACGCCGGAAGAGTGCTAA
- a CDS encoding DUF2225 domain-containing protein, producing MAEITPFYEKTEECPLCKKIFTTTKIRSRFIKVASYDTDFSPVYQDSEINPIIYFVNVCPHCGYSYTEEFSRYFPPAVLNEIKEKVCSRWVYQDYGKHRSIKDGINSYKLAYYCATLKHEKNITTGGLALRTAWLYRLLKIQEEENRFLEMAVKQYEDSYSKGDFSRTKMSEIKLLYLIGELKRRLGHYKEATFYFSKVIERQKFATEPKILEMAKNQWQMIRQTME from the coding sequence TTGGCGGAAATCACACCATTTTACGAAAAAACTGAAGAATGCCCTCTTTGCAAAAAAATTTTCACCACCACTAAAATACGTTCCCGCTTTATAAAAGTGGCTTCTTATGATACAGATTTTTCCCCTGTCTATCAAGATTCTGAAATCAACCCGATCATTTACTTTGTAAACGTGTGCCCCCATTGCGGCTATTCTTACACAGAGGAATTTTCCCGATATTTCCCCCCGGCCGTTTTAAATGAAATCAAAGAGAAAGTTTGCTCGCGCTGGGTGTACCAGGACTACGGCAAACACCGCAGCATAAAAGATGGGATTAACAGCTACAAACTAGCTTATTATTGCGCCACCTTAAAGCATGAAAAAAATATCACAACGGGCGGGCTGGCATTGCGTACGGCTTGGTTATACCGTCTCTTGAAAATTCAAGAAGAAGAAAATCGTTTTTTAGAAATGGCCGTCAAACAATACGAAGATTCCTATTCAAAAGGAGACTTTTCACGAACAAAAATGTCTGAAATAAAACTTTTATATTTGATCGGGGAATTAAAAAGACGGCTGGGACACTACAAAGAAGCGACCTTTTATTTTTCCAAAGTAATCGAACGGCAAAAATTCGCTACAGAACCAAAGATTTTGGAAATGGCAAAAAATCAGTGGCAAATGATCAGACAAACAATGGAATAG
- a CDS encoding YuzB family protein, with protein MNPIIEFCVSNLASGAQKALEILEEDPNLDIVEYGCLNYCTLCGESLFALVNGDPVRGDSPEELVKNIYKHIEENPMF; from the coding sequence ATGAATCCAATTATTGAATTCTGCGTCAGCAATTTAGCAAGCGGTGCGCAAAAAGCGCTTGAAATATTGGAAGAAGATCCTAATCTGGACATTGTCGAATATGGCTGTCTTAATTATTGCACTCTTTGTGGAGAATCCCTTTTCGCCCTTGTCAACGGCGATCCTGTAAGAGGGGACTCTCCGGAAGAGTTGGTGAAGAATATATATAAACATATCGAAGAAAACCCGATGTTTTAA
- a CDS encoding NAD(P)/FAD-dependent oxidoreductase — MRNLVLLGGGYGNMRILLRLLPNLPEDVAVTLVDKVPYHCLKTEYYALAAGTTSDQHVRVPFPTHPQLSHVFAEITEIDLENKTIHLREQDPIMYDELVIGLGCEDKYHGVPGAAEYTHSIQSIEKARNTYQCLNNMPAGSTVGIVGAGLSGIELASELRESRPDLKVKLFDRGPRILSTFPERLSNYVQNWFTEHGVEVINGANVTKVEPNTLYNHDEKIACDAIVWTAGIQANRLVRQLDVEKDASGRVKLTQYHNIPNNEHVYVVGDCASLPYAPSAQLAEEQAEQIVQVLLKRWKNEPLPEKMPEIKLKGILGSLGKKEGFGFLAERAITGRVARFLKSGVLWLYKYHNG; from the coding sequence ATGAGAAACTTGGTTTTACTTGGCGGAGGATATGGGAATATGCGAATATTGCTCCGGCTGTTGCCAAATCTTCCGGAGGATGTCGCCGTTACACTTGTGGACAAGGTTCCCTACCATTGTTTAAAGACTGAATATTATGCCTTGGCAGCCGGAACAACTTCCGACCAGCATGTACGGGTTCCCTTTCCTACTCATCCACAGCTTTCGCATGTTTTTGCAGAAATTACTGAAATCGATTTGGAGAACAAAACCATCCATTTGAGAGAACAAGATCCGATTATGTACGATGAGCTGGTAATAGGTTTGGGGTGCGAAGACAAATATCATGGAGTTCCGGGGGCGGCTGAGTACACACATAGTATTCAGTCGATTGAAAAAGCGAGAAATACATATCAGTGCTTAAACAATATGCCCGCTGGTTCAACCGTCGGCATCGTGGGAGCAGGTCTAAGCGGAATTGAACTGGCAAGCGAACTTCGAGAAAGCCGTCCTGATTTAAAAGTGAAATTATTTGATCGAGGACCAAGAATTTTATCCACTTTTCCTGAACGATTGAGCAACTATGTACAAAATTGGTTTACGGAACACGGAGTAGAAGTGATCAATGGCGCCAATGTGACGAAAGTGGAGCCAAATACATTATACAACCATGATGAAAAAATTGCTTGTGATGCGATTGTCTGGACTGCCGGCATTCAAGCAAACAGACTGGTCAGGCAATTGGATGTGGAAAAAGATGCTTCCGGCCGTGTGAAGTTAACCCAATACCACAATATTCCGAACAATGAACATGTTTATGTAGTAGGCGATTGTGCAAGCCTTCCTTATGCACCGAGCGCCCAATTGGCGGAAGAACAAGCAGAGCAAATCGTTCAAGTCTTATTGAAACGCTGGAAAAATGAACCCCTTCCGGAAAAAATGCCTGAAATTAAACTGAAAGGAATTTTGGGATCTTTAGGAAAAAAAGAAGGATTTGGTTTCTTGGCCGAACGTGCCATTACCGGCCGCGTCGCCCGTTTCTTAAAGTCCGGGGTTCTATGGCTGTACAAATATCACAACGGTTAA
- a CDS encoding YuzD family protein: MQKPIEIVVYGAEQICASCVHLPSSKDTFEWLTAALERKFPHQPFKMTYVDIYDPPEDKEKKSFASRVIEEDLFYPVVLVEGKMVGEGNLRLKVICEEMEKYGYKAP; this comes from the coding sequence GTGCAGAAGCCGATTGAAATTGTCGTATATGGTGCAGAACAGATTTGTGCAAGCTGTGTTCATTTGCCTTCATCGAAAGATACGTTTGAGTGGTTGACGGCAGCTTTGGAAAGAAAGTTTCCACATCAGCCTTTCAAGATGACGTATGTGGATATTTATGATCCACCTGAAGACAAGGAGAAAAAAAGCTTCGCATCCCGAGTGATTGAGGAAGATCTTTTTTATCCTGTGGTGTTAGTTGAAGGAAAAATGGTCGGGGAAGGAAATCTGCGATTAAAAGTCATTTGCGAAGAAATGGAAAAATACGGATACAAAGCTCCATAA
- a CDS encoding NifU family protein translates to MSDQAMKEQVQEVLDKLRPFLLRDGGDCQLMDVEDGIVKLRLLGACGSCPSSTITLKAGIERALLEEVPGIVEVEQVF, encoded by the coding sequence ATGTCCGATCAGGCAATGAAAGAACAAGTGCAAGAAGTGTTGGATAAATTGCGTCCGTTTTTACTTCGCGACGGCGGCGACTGTCAATTGATGGACGTTGAAGATGGAATCGTAAAGCTTCGGTTATTGGGCGCCTGCGGCAGTTGTCCAAGCTCGACTATTACATTAAAAGCAGGTATCGAACGTGCTTTGTTGGAAGAAGTCCCCGGAATCGTGGAAGTCGAACAAGTATTTTAA
- the yutH gene encoding spore coat putative kinase YutH translates to MDYSQLLEQYYGIQTEALYSNQPIRYKAKGYLYTIINATKLTQEMLIEFRQMSLHLQKFGERGVSSFCLSKNGKFLETVEGQDFIVLRNPVKKGRSYSNMGRKLAKFHYRGRFIQEKMVQTNRMGTWRFLWEKRLEQLEGFYHRLLQQSPSDPFDILFVDIFPYYMGMAENAIQYVADTELDEDPMESDAGTICHERFRPDTWGKTDIIKNPFDWVFDHAARDISEWIRYQFWHQQTRYKAEIKQFIKGYQSIQPLTVFSWRLIFARLMFPLHFFECVEDYFMTPSPQRKKELEEQLTRYIRDTKEYEHFLASFYQLAEVPVKRIQIPVVPWLLR, encoded by the coding sequence ATGGATTACTCTCAATTGTTAGAGCAATATTACGGCATCCAGACAGAAGCCCTCTATTCTAACCAACCCATCCGATATAAAGCAAAGGGTTATCTATATACTATTATAAATGCTACGAAATTGACACAAGAAATGCTCATCGAATTTCGCCAAATGTCTCTGCATCTTCAAAAGTTCGGTGAAAGAGGAGTATCTTCTTTTTGTTTGTCCAAAAACGGAAAATTTTTAGAAACGGTGGAAGGGCAGGACTTCATTGTTTTGCGTAATCCCGTTAAAAAAGGGAGAAGCTACAGCAACATGGGCAGAAAGCTAGCCAAATTTCATTACAGAGGCCGTTTTATCCAAGAAAAGATGGTTCAAACGAATCGAATGGGTACTTGGCGGTTTTTATGGGAAAAGAGGCTGGAGCAACTTGAAGGCTTTTATCACCGATTGCTTCAACAATCTCCAAGCGACCCGTTTGACATTTTATTCGTGGATATTTTCCCGTATTATATGGGAATGGCGGAAAATGCCATTCAGTATGTAGCCGATACAGAGTTGGATGAAGATCCAATGGAATCTGACGCGGGGACCATATGCCATGAACGTTTTCGACCGGATACTTGGGGAAAAACGGATATCATCAAAAATCCTTTTGATTGGGTTTTTGATCATGCGGCAAGGGATATTTCCGAGTGGATTCGATATCAATTTTGGCATCAACAAACGAGATATAAGGCGGAGATTAAACAATTTATAAAGGGGTATCAATCGATTCAGCCGTTGACGGTGTTTTCCTGGAGATTGATTTTTGCAAGGCTCATGTTTCCGCTTCACTTTTTTGAATGTGTAGAAGATTATTTTATGACGCCTTCTCCCCAAAGAAAAAAGGAACTGGAAGAACAATTAACACGATATATCCGAGATACCAAAGAATACGAACATTTTTTGGCTTCGTTTTATCAGCTGGCGGAAGTGCCTGTAAAAAGAATTCAAATTCCGGTGGTGCCGTGGCTCTTACGGTAA
- a CDS encoding phosphatidylglycerophosphatase A family protein codes for MKKRDALNMTEKMAREWLTKRGVTIEDIAKLVLFLQKKYHPNLQLEECIQNVEAVLGKREVQNAILTGIQLDVLAEQGKLEEPLQSIIQTDEGLYGVDEILAFSIVNVYGSIGFTNYGYIDKIKPGILEYLNDKSSGKVNTFLDDIVGAIAAAASSRLAHRAGNGDETIDS; via the coding sequence ATGAAAAAAAGAGATGCATTAAACATGACAGAAAAAATGGCGCGCGAATGGCTGACAAAACGAGGAGTAACGATTGAGGATATCGCAAAACTGGTATTGTTTTTACAAAAAAAATACCATCCCAATTTGCAGCTGGAAGAATGCATTCAAAATGTAGAGGCTGTTCTCGGAAAGCGTGAAGTTCAAAACGCCATATTAACAGGCATACAATTAGATGTTCTGGCAGAGCAAGGCAAGCTCGAAGAACCATTACAATCGATTATTCAAACAGATGAAGGACTATATGGAGTCGATGAAATATTAGCTTTTTCCATCGTAAACGTATACGGTTCGATAGGATTTACAAACTATGGCTATATCGACAAAATCAAACCGGGTATTTTAGAATATTTAAACGATAAGTCTTCCGGAAAAGTAAACACATTTTTAGACGACATTGTCGGCGCCATTGCTGCGGCGGCTTCAAGCCGACTTGCCCACCGAGCCGGCAATGGCGATGAAACGATTGACTCATGA
- a CDS encoding TIGR01457 family HAD-type hydrolase — protein sequence MKAYKGYLIDLDGTVYKGTEKIEAAGEFVHRLKKKNIPYLFVTNNSSRTPEQVAAKLRDFDIPATKEQVYTTAMATANFMYEKKPGASVYVIGEEGLREALTEKGFRFVDENPDFVVIGIDRSINYEKLTLACLGVRNGATFISTNSDIALVTERGFLPGNGALTSVISVSTQTEPIFIGKPSPIIMEQALEALGTSKEETIMVGDNYDTDIRAGINAGLDTLLVHTGVTLKEHLERYEVKPTYTVDSLSEWEV from the coding sequence ATGAAAGCATATAAGGGTTATTTAATAGACTTGGATGGAACGGTGTATAAAGGAACGGAAAAAATCGAAGCCGCCGGTGAATTCGTTCATCGATTGAAGAAAAAAAATATTCCTTATTTGTTTGTAACCAATAATTCATCTAGAACACCGGAACAGGTGGCAGCAAAATTGAGGGATTTTGATATTCCGGCCACCAAGGAGCAAGTCTATACGACAGCGATGGCGACTGCCAATTTTATGTATGAGAAAAAACCAGGTGCTTCTGTTTATGTGATTGGGGAAGAAGGACTCCGAGAGGCATTGACGGAAAAAGGATTTCGGTTTGTAGACGAGAATCCTGATTTCGTCGTAATCGGAATAGATAGATCGATCAACTACGAAAAATTGACTCTTGCCTGCCTTGGCGTCCGCAACGGGGCAACGTTTATTTCCACTAACAGCGATATTGCCCTTGTAACGGAGAGGGGTTTTCTTCCGGGCAACGGAGCACTAACATCCGTTATTTCTGTGTCGACTCAAACGGAACCTATTTTTATCGGGAAGCCGTCACCAATCATTATGGAACAAGCTCTTGAAGCATTAGGAACTTCCAAAGAAGAGACCATAATGGTGGGAGACAATTATGATACAGATATTCGTGCAGGTATTAATGCCGGTTTGGATACGCTCCTCGTCCATACTGGAGTTACTTTAAAAGAGCATTTGGAGCGTTATGAAGTAAAACCGACCTATACTGTTGATTCTCTTAGCGAGTGGGAAGTATGA
- the hepT gene encoding type VII toxin-antitoxin system HepT family RNase toxin has translation MYFVDRNKVEDRLTYLEVRLSLLETQTDWKTGIEKAALERVAHSIIEAVIDTGNDIIDGFIMRDPGSYDDIVDILLDEKVITEELAASLKEIISLRKMLVQEYTTIDHQKVDQVFKKNLELLKQFPIKVRSYLNNELGPVSAFKNL, from the coding sequence GTGTACTTTGTAGATCGAAACAAAGTCGAAGACAGGCTGACGTATTTGGAAGTTCGTTTAAGCTTATTGGAAACACAGACTGACTGGAAGACAGGTATAGAAAAGGCCGCTTTAGAGCGTGTGGCGCATTCGATCATTGAAGCGGTCATTGATACCGGAAATGATATTATCGATGGATTTATTATGAGAGATCCGGGAAGTTATGACGATATTGTGGATATATTATTGGATGAAAAAGTGATAACAGAAGAATTGGCTGCCTCTTTAAAAGAGATCATCAGCCTCCGAAAAATGCTTGTTCAGGAATATACCACCATTGATCATCAGAAAGTGGACCAAGTATTCAAAAAAAATCTTGAATTATTAAAACAATTTCCAATCAAAGTTCGTTCGTATCTGAACAATGAATTAGGTCCGGTTTCTGCTTTTAAAAATCTATGA
- a CDS encoding DUF3055 domain-containing protein — MERFFLYDETEKTNIRYISFMGENQRFDLAIIQTDKYYGKKLVLDLLGNRFAIIGTDDLEEPGYLEEVYRLSEADAQELRELLYEMI; from the coding sequence ATGGAACGCTTTTTTTTATATGACGAAACAGAAAAAACAAACATACGCTATATCAGTTTTATGGGAGAAAATCAGCGATTTGATCTAGCGATTATTCAAACAGATAAATACTACGGAAAAAAACTGGTGCTGGATTTGCTCGGAAACCGCTTTGCCATTATCGGTACGGATGATTTGGAAGAGCCCGGATATTTAGAAGAAGTGTACCGTCTTAGTGAAGCAGATGCTCAAGAACTCCGTGAACTTTTATATGAAATGATTTAA
- a CDS encoding YutD family protein, giving the protein MICVNNHCYEVIEDYKNGFQEAAFRHRYSEILGKYDYIVGDWGYGQLRLKGFFDDQSQKATFDTKISTLKEYLYEYCNFGCAYFVLKKVKK; this is encoded by the coding sequence ATGATTTGCGTCAATAATCATTGCTATGAAGTAATAGAGGATTACAAAAACGGCTTTCAAGAAGCGGCTTTTCGCCATCGCTATAGTGAGATATTAGGCAAGTATGATTATATTGTCGGTGATTGGGGATATGGCCAGCTGCGGCTGAAAGGCTTCTTTGATGATCAAAGCCAAAAGGCAACTTTTGATACGAAAATTAGCACTTTGAAAGAATATTTATATGAATACTGCAATTTTGGATGCGCTTATTTTGTCTTGAAAAAAGTAAAAAAATAA
- a CDS encoding YhcN/YlaJ family sporulation lipoprotein encodes MKKNIFAGCLLSLAVLSGCNNEAADRDRSGIYDRNGNTLNVNNDQDLFDKNRKPYNIMTDDRDEAFGYVRHQKSPIQGKTISYRDMYTMDREQVADTISRLSVGLPDVKDCATLVTDEEVLVAYDRRQNAHTSRSETADQVKRTAMSVVPRWYHVYVTDDPNLRRDVENLASMDANTRNSETNINRTINLMLDRSPQGRSIVDGENPNGERIHDPLEDDNHAQKRKHQ; translated from the coding sequence ATGAAAAAAAACATCTTTGCAGGATGCTTATTAAGTTTGGCGGTTTTGTCCGGCTGCAATAATGAAGCCGCTGACCGCGATCGTTCGGGAATTTACGACCGGAACGGAAACACACTCAATGTCAATAACGATCAAGATCTTTTTGATAAAAATCGAAAACCATACAATATCATGACAGATGACCGTGATGAGGCATTTGGCTATGTACGTCATCAAAAAAGCCCGATTCAAGGAAAAACCATTTCTTATCGAGACATGTACACTATGGACAGAGAGCAGGTGGCTGATACGATCAGCCGACTGAGCGTCGGACTTCCGGACGTAAAAGACTGCGCCACGCTTGTAACAGATGAGGAAGTGCTCGTAGCCTATGACCGTCGGCAAAACGCCCATACTTCCCGTTCTGAGACGGCAGATCAAGTGAAAAGAACGGCCATGAGCGTAGTCCCTCGCTGGTACCATGTTTATGTCACGGACGATCCAAATTTGAGAAGAGACGTTGAAAACCTTGCCTCCATGGATGCCAATACGAGAAATTCTGAAACAAACATCAATCGGACCATCAACCTCATGTTGGATCGTTCACCGCAAGGACGCTCCATAGTGGACGGCGAAAATCCGAATGGCGAACGCATTCACGACCCGCTCGAAGATGATAATCATGCACAAAAAAGAAAACATCAATGA
- the lipA gene encoding lipoyl synthase, with the protein MEATKEMEMLKMSKTEEYLRKPDWLKIKLNTNENYKGLKKMMREKSLHTVCEEARCPNIHECWGVRRTATFMILGEVCTRACRFCAVKTGLPSELDWQEPERVADSVQQMNLKHVVVTMVARDDLKDGGAAVMAETVRAIRRKNPFTTVEVLPSDLGGVEENLKILMDSRPDILNHNVETVKRLTPRVRARATYERSLEFLRRAKEMQPDIPTKSSIMIGLGETKEEIIETMDDLRANHVDIMTIGQYLQPTKKHLPVKKYYHPDEFAELKEIALSKGFSHCEAGPLVRSSYHADEQVNLASKAKEIMDRIEAQNA; encoded by the coding sequence TTGGAAGCTACTAAAGAAATGGAGATGTTAAAAATGAGCAAAACGGAGGAATATTTAAGAAAACCCGATTGGTTAAAAATAAAACTAAATACAAACGAAAATTACAAAGGCTTAAAGAAAATGATGAGAGAGAAAAGCCTCCATACCGTCTGTGAAGAAGCGCGCTGTCCCAATATCCATGAATGTTGGGGAGTGAGAAGAACGGCAACATTCATGATTTTAGGGGAAGTATGTACGCGGGCTTGCCGGTTCTGTGCAGTCAAGACTGGTTTGCCGTCGGAACTTGACTGGCAAGAACCGGAACGGGTAGCTGATTCCGTTCAACAAATGAACTTAAAACATGTCGTTGTGACGATGGTGGCAAGAGATGATTTAAAAGATGGAGGAGCTGCCGTAATGGCGGAAACAGTACGCGCCATTCGCAGAAAAAATCCGTTTACAACTGTAGAAGTTCTGCCTTCTGATTTGGGCGGAGTGGAAGAAAATTTGAAAATTTTAATGGATTCCCGTCCAGATATTTTAAATCATAATGTGGAAACGGTGAAACGACTGACACCAAGAGTGCGGGCGCGGGCCACTTATGAACGGTCATTGGAGTTTTTGCGCCGTGCCAAAGAAATGCAGCCTGATATTCCGACAAAGTCGAGCATTATGATCGGACTTGGAGAAACAAAAGAAGAAATTATCGAAACGATGGATGATCTCAGGGCCAATCATGTGGATATTATGACGATCGGCCAATACTTGCAGCCGACGAAAAAGCATTTGCCTGTTAAAAAGTACTATCATCCGGATGAATTTGCGGAATTAAAAGAAATTGCTTTAAGCAAAGGTTTCAGCCACTGTGAAGCGGGACCGCTTGTTCGCTCTTCCTATCATGCGGATGAACAAGTCAACTTAGCTTCTAAAGCAAAAGAAATTATGGATCGGATTGAAGCGCAAAACGCCTAA